CAGCTGATACTAAAAGATCTAAAGATTATAGAAAACAAACTTACGCTACCTTAAATGATATAAATATTAATGAATTAAAGACCTTTTCAGAAATTGTAGTATTGGCAAAACAAACCCAAACCCTAATTAATAGCGTTAGATCGTTTGGAGCTGCTCTAGACGATATTATTATCTACTTATATCCCAAAAAAAATAATCTAGACAAACTGGAAATTTCAAATTTAGAGAAGCTTAAAAATTTAATTGAAAAATTATTATCTACAAAAGAAAGTGTCTCAGAAATGTTAAAACAACTTTTATTAGATTATAAAAACGATACAAATTCTATACAAACAGATACCGCTAAGCTTGAACTGCGGGTAACCACATTTTCCAATCAAATGTTAGAAAAACAAAAAGAAGCGGAGGATCTAAGAACTGCAATATTTTCAATACAAAATCTTTAAGACATGTATTGAAATTGTTATATGAGAAAGCCTATCTTTTAAAAAG
This portion of the Borreliella spielmanii genome encodes:
- a CDS encoding virulence associated lipoprotein, which encodes TNQKDVRYQSSKKRLKSNKKGLNSKIEATQNQEVTQNQEVTQNQEVTQNQEVTQNQEEDQNKRKNSLLNDLRNLIEKVNEDRKKYEKKLEEETSSNQYGILAFKELFWQDSSGESVTADTKRSKDYRKQTYATLNDININELKTFSEIVVLAKQTQTLINSVRSFGAALDDIIIYLYPKKNNLDKLEISNLEKLKNLIEKLLSTKESVSEMLKQLLLDYKNDTNSIQTDTAKLELRVTTFSNQMLEKQKEAEDLRTAIFSIQNL